In Cryptococcus neoformans var. grubii H99 chromosome 9, complete sequence, a genomic segment contains:
- a CDS encoding T-complex protein 1 subunit zeta, translating to MSSIELINPKAESVRRTQALQVNTAGAVGLANVVKSNLGPRGTIKMLVDGSGQIKMTKDGKVLLSEMQIQNPTAAMIARTAVAQDEQCGDGTTSVVLLVGELLKQADRYIQEGVHPRVIGDGFDIAKKEALNFLDSFKQTPKLDRANLISVSHTSLATKLHAKLAQKLSADVVDAVLAIQPPEVIEPGAYREPIDLHMIEVMKMQHKTDTDTQLIRGLVMDHGARHPDMPKRVENAYILTLNVSLEYEKTEVNSGFFYSSAEQREKLVESERRFVDSKLKKIVELKNAVCDVAIGSNEKPKNFVVINQKGIDPMSLDVLAKNGILALRRAKRRNMERLQFACGGVAQNSVEDLTPDILGWAGLVYEHTLGEEKYTFVEDVKEPKSVTMLIKGPNAHTMTQIQDALRDGFRSIKNAIEDNSVIPGAGAFELACSAHLNSSLKTLAKGRAKLGVQAFAEAMLVIPKTLAANGGYDVQDAIVGLQQELEEAGEDGVVGLDLKSGEPMDPVAEGVWDNYRVKRQMLHGAATIAVNLLNVDEVLRAGRSSLKEGPGP from the exons ATGTCCAGCATAGAACTCATAAACCCAAAAGCTGAGAGTGTGAGGAGGACGCAGGCTCTCCAGGTCAACACT GCTGGTGCCGTTGGTCTTGCGAATGTCGTCAAGTCCAATCTCG GTCCTAGAGGAACGATCAAAATGTTGGTGGACGGCTCTGGGCAAATTAAGATGACCAAG GATGGTAAAGTCCTTCTATCTGAGATGCAGATCCAG AATCCCACTGCCGCTATGATCGCTCGAACCGCTGTGGCGCAGGATGAGCAATGCGGTGATGGCACAACGTCGGTTGTTCTTCTCGTCGGGGAACTTTTGAAGCAGGCGGACAGGTATATCCAGGAAGGTGTTCACCCACGAGTGATTGGAGATGGTTTTGACATTGCTAAAAAGGAGGCGTTGAAC TTCCTTGACTCTTTCAAGCAAACTCCTAAACTTGACCGTGCCAATCTCATTTCCGTTTCCCACACCTCCCTTGCTACGAAGCTCCACGCCAAACTCGCTCAAAAACTCTCCGCGGATGTTGTCGACGctgtccttgccatccAGCCTCCTGAAGTCATCGAACCTGGAGCTTATCGAGAACCCATTGACCTGCATATGATTGAAGTGATGAAAATGCAACACAAGACCGACACAGACACCCAGCTGATTCGGGGATTGGTTATGGACCATGGTGCTAGACATCCTGACATGCCTAAGCGAGTGGAGAACGCCTACATCTTGACGCTCAACGTTTCCCTCGAGTATGAGAAGACCGAGGTCAACTCAGGCTTCTTCTATTCCTCAGCGGAGCAAAGGGAAAAACTTGTTGAGTCTGAAAGACGATTCGTTGACTCTAAGCTTAAGAAGATCGTTGAGCTCAAGAACGCTGTGTGTGATGTGGCTATTGGATCAAATGAGAAGCCCAAGAATTTCGTTGTGATCAACCAAAAGGGCATCGATCCCATGAGCTTGGATGTCCTCGCTAAGAACGGTATTCTCGCTTTAAGGCGTGCGAAGAGAAGGAACATGGAGCG ATTACAATTTGCATGTGGCGGTGTCGCTCAAAATTCCGTCGAGGATTTGACCCCAGACATCCTTGGTTGGGCTGGCCTTGTTTACGAGCACACTCTTGGTGAAGAAAAGTACACTTTTGTGGAGGATGTGAAGGAACCAAAGTCCGTTACCATGCTCATTAAGGGTCCCAACGCGCATACCATGACCCAGATTCAAGATGCTCTTCGAGACGGTTTCCGTTCCATCAAGAACGCCATCGAAGACAACTCTGTTATTCCCGGTGCGGGTGCGTTCGAGCTCGCCTGCTCAGCTCATCTCAATTCTTCTTTGAAGACTCTCGCCAAGGGCCGAGCCAAGCTAGGTGTCCAAGCTTTCGCCGAGGCTATGCTTGTAATCCCCAAGACTCTTGCCGCGAACGGAGGATATGACGTGCAGGATGCCATCGTGGGTTTGCAGCAAGAGTTGGAGGAGGCCGGTGAGGATGGCGTCGTGGGTTTGGATTTGAAGAGTGGTGAGCCAATGGATCCTGTCGCCGAAGGTGTGTGGGATAACTACAGAGTGAAAAGGCAGATGTTGCACGGAGC GGCGACTATTGCTGTGAACTTGTTGAATGTGGACGAAGTGCTTAGGGCAGGAAGATCATC GCTCAAAGAAGGCCCCGGTCCTTAG
- a CDS encoding vesicle transporter SFT2B — protein MSSRKWYNLEAQTDDAIFGGNESAFSALGLTRTQRLGGFAACFVGGLAISLLGAILLFLGATGAFATLFAVGGIISLIGTGFLIGFKTQLEKMFKPVRIVATVLMLASIIMTFVSAFVLPTILCIIFVIIQYLAYLWYSLSYIPYARTMVKNMVGW, from the exons ACTTGGAAGCCCAGACGGATGATGCCATCTTTGGGGGA AACGAGTCAGCATTCTCTGCCCTCGGCTTGACGCGTACTCAACGACTGGGTGGTTTTGCAGCTT GTTTTGTTGGAGGATTGGCCATCAGTTTATTGGGTGCTATTTTGCTCTTTTTGGGAGCAACTGGGGCTTTTGCCA CCCTTTTCGCCGTTGGCGGTatcatctctctcatcGGCACCGGTTTCCTTATTGGCTTCAAGACTCAACTTGAGAAGATGTTTAAGCCTGTCAGAATAGTTGCAACAGTCCTTATGCTTGCTTCAATCATCATGACGTTTGTCAGTGCATTCGTGCTACCGACTATTTTGTGTATCATCTTTGTCATTATCCAGTACCTAGCATATTTGTGGTACTCACTCTCTTACATCCCTTACGCGCGAACA ATGGTGAAGAATATGGTTGGATGGTAA